One part of the Eptesicus fuscus isolate TK198812 chromosome 2, DD_ASM_mEF_20220401, whole genome shotgun sequence genome encodes these proteins:
- the KIAA0232 gene encoding uncharacterized protein KIAA0232 homolog isoform X2, whose translation MRPVCAVVDGLPPEGSSGSFPGPVSVSEMSLLHALGPVQTWLGQELEKCGIDAMIYTRYVLSLLLHDSYDYDLQEQENDIFLGWEKGAYKKWGKSKKKCSDLTLEEMKKQAAVQCLRSASDESSGIETLVEELCSRLKDLQSQQEEKIHKKLEGSPSPEAELSPTAKDQVEMYYEAFPPLSEKPVCLQEIMTVWNKSKVCSSSSSSSSSTAPPASTDTSPKDCNSEGEASRDRGEAAPTAVHAKSLSRSKNEKENKFGNGTIEEKPALYKKQTRHKPEGKARPRSWSSGSSEAGSSSSGNQGELKAAVRCVRVRHKARDLRNRRGRSGQGRLPLKQGERAERGTHGGGGGSSSGGGSGRQLCRRAKRPLKEVGRRDADGTEDRDVHLDSRNDKEYKEEPLWYTEPIAEYFVPVSRKSKLETTYRNRQDAWDPPAEVVGELSDSVHGLCISSSNVHKAYLAAGTFIDGHFVEMPAVINEEIDLPGTSFCSLPEDNSYSDDIHLSELTHFYEVGIDQSMLDPGASETMQGESRILNMIRQKSKERSDFEAECCIVLDGMELQGERAIWTDSTSSAAAEGQFLQGLGHLAQFWECCSSSSVDADGESFGGESPIRLSPILDGAALNPHLLAGNQELFSDINEGSGINSCFSVFEVQCSNSVLPFSFETLNLGNENTDSSVNTLEKTQSRLLIWTRNSAFEENEHCSNLSTRTCSPWSHSEETRSDNETLSLQFEESTQFNAEDINYVVPRVSSNYVDEELLDFLQDETCQQNSRTLGEIPTLVLKKKSKLESVCGIQLEQKPENKTFETTHVRCGSSPGGDGYSPGVMRDIWTQLAERNSVALVEVEGAADELFSTDVNNYCCCLDAEAETEPLREPSKAVQRSEYRLWEGQKENLEKRAFVSGELSKVDGGDYTTPSKPWDAAQEQENAFILGGVYGELKTFSSDGEWAVVPPGHAKGSLLQCAASDVVTIAGTDVFMTPGNSFAPGHRQLWKPLVSLEQSDPPRPGEGGFNKGFSLVFREDLLGACGNFQVEDPGLEYSFSSFDLNNPFSQVLHVECSFEPEGIASLSPSFKPKSILCSDSDSDVFHPRICGVDRTQYRAIRISPRTHFRPISASELSPGGGSESEFESEKDEASIPVPPQVDAFEDPQADLKPLEEDAQKEGHYYGKSELESGKFLPRLKKSGMEKSAQTSLDSQEEPAGLPAGKQAQCLECGGNEPPETSAESSEADCKITAPCEEEVNHFCSCKAGCQLPACEDDPVPCGPLEEFPVLSTDVQGVNRSQEKQSWWEKALYSPLFPASECEGVFCL comes from the exons ATGCGCCCCGTCTGTGCAGTTGTGGATGGTTTACCACCTGAAGGCTCCTCCGGCTCTTTCCCAGGCCCCGTATCTGTCTCTGAAATGTCTCTGCTGCATGCTTTGGGTCCAGTGCAGACCTGGCTGGGACAGGAGCTGGAGAAATGTGGCATCGATGCCATGATCTACACGCGGTATGTCCTCAGTCTCCTGCTGCATGACAGCTATGACTACGACCTGCAGGAACAG GAGAATGACATCTTCCTGGGCTGGGAAAAAGGAGCTTACAAGAAATGGGGAAAGAGTAAGAAGAAGTGCTCAGATCTAACTCTGGAAGAGATGAAAAAACAGGCTGCTGTCCAGTGTCTTCGATCTGCATCCGATGAA AGCTCTGGGATCGAGACGTTGGTGGAGGAGCTCTGCTCCCGCCTGAAGGACCTGCAGAGCCAGCAAG AAGAGAAAATTCACAAGAAGTTAGAAGGGTCTCCCTCTCCAGAGGCAGAACTATCCCCGACAGCAAAGGATCAAGTGGAAAT GTACTACGAAGCGTTTCCCCCGCTGTCGGAGAAGCCCGTGTGCCTGCAGGAGATCATGACCGTGTGGAACAAGTCTAAAGTCTgctcttcctccagctcctcgTCATCGTCCACCGCGCCCCCAGCCAGCACAGACACGTCCCCCAAGGACTGCAACAGTGAGGGCGAGGCCAGCAGGGACAGAGGCGAGGCGGCGCCCACCGCCGTACACGCGAAAAGCCTGAGCAGAAGTAAAAACGAGAAGGAGAACAAGTTCGGGAACGGCACGATTGAAGAGAAGCCCGCTTTGTACAAAAAACAAACCCGACACAAACCCGAAGGCAAGGCTCGCCCTCGCTCCTGGTCTTCCGGCTCCAGTGAGGCAGGCTCCAGCTCGAGCGGCAATCAGGGGGAGCTCAAAGCGGCCGTGAGGTGCGTGCGAGTGAGACACAAGGCGCGAGACCTCCGGAACCGGAGAGGGCGGAGCGGGCAGGGCAGGCTCCCGCTGAAGCAGGGCGAGAGGGCCGAAAGGGGCACCcacgggggcggcggcggcagcagcagcggcggcggctctGGCAGACAGCTGTGCAGGCGGGCCAAGAGACCATTGaaagaggtgggcaggagggacgCGGACGGCACGGAGGACAGAGACGTGCACCTGGACAGCAGAAACGACAAGGAGTACAAAGAAGAGCCACTGTGGTACACCGAGCCAATTGCAGAGTATTTCGTTCCTGTGAGCAGGAAAAGTAAACTAGAGACCACGTACCGGAACCGACAGGACGCGTGGGATCCGCCGGCTGAGGTGGTGGGAGAGCTGTCTGACTCGGTGCACGGTCTTTGCATCAGCAGCAGTAACGTTCATAAAGCATACCTCGCAGCGGGTACTTTCATCGATGGCCACTTTGTAGAAATGCCTGCGGTTATAAATGAGGAGATTGACCTCCCTGGGACCTCGTTCTGTTCTCTCCCAGAGGACAACAGCTACTCGGATGATATTCATCTATCAGAGTTAACACACTTCTATGAAGTGGGTATTGACCAATCCATGTTGGATCCTGGTGCCTCAGAAACAATGCAAGGAGAAAGTCGGATTTTGAATATGATTCGacagaaaagcaaagagagaagcgATTTTGAGGCAGAATGTTGCATAGTGTTAGATGGGATGGAGTTGCAAGGGGAACGTGCAATATGGACAGATTCCACCAGCTCCGCGGCCGCCGAGGGCCAgttcctgcagggcctgggccaccTGGCGCAGTTCTGGGAGTGCTGCTCGTCCAGCTCCGTGGATGCTGACGGCGAGAGCTTCGGGGGAGAGTCTCCGATCAGACTCTCTCCCATCTTAGACGGCGCAGCCCTCAATCCGCATCTGCTTGCTGGCAATCAAGAGCTCTTCTCAGATATTAATGAAGGATCTGGTATAAACTCTTGTTTTTCAGTGTTTGAAGTGCAATGCAGTAATTCTGTTTTACCATTTTCTTTTGAAACACTCAACTTGGGGAATGAAAATACAGATTCTAGTGTGAACACGCTTGAGAAAACACAGTCCAGACTGCTAATATGGACCAGAAATAGTGCCTTTGAAGAAAATGAACACTGTTCTAATCTTTCCACAAGAACCTGTAGTCCATGGTCCCATTCAGAAGAAACTCGTTCAGACAATGAGACATTAAGTCTCCAGTTTGAAGAATCCACGCAGTTTAATGCAGAAGATATTAATTATGTAGTTCCTAGAGTCTCGTCAAATTATGTAGATGAAGAACTTCTAGATTTCTTGCAAGATGAAACTTGCCAACAAAACAGTAGAACTTTAGGAGAAATTCctactttagttttaaaaaaaaaatcgaaaCTAGAATCTGTCTGTGGTATTCAGCTAGAACAAAAACCAGAGAACAAAACCTTTGAAACCACGCACGTGCGCTGTGGGAGCAGCCCGGGTGGAGACGGCTACAGCCCAGGGGTCATGAGAGACATCTGGACACAGCTGGCGGAGAGGAACTCCGTGGCGCTGGTGGAAGTCGAAGGAGCTGCTGATGAGCTCTTCTCGACAGACGTGAATAACTATTGCTGCTGTCTGGACGCTGAAGCCGAGACGGAGCCGCTCCGGGAGCCCAGCAAGGCCGTGCAGAGGTCGGAGTACCGCCTGTGGGAGGGGCAGAAGGAGAACCTGGAGAAACGAGCCTTTGTTTCGGGCGAGCTGTCCAAGGTGGACGGCGGCGACTACACCACACCCTCCAAGCCCTGGGACGCGGCCCAGGAGCAGGAGAACGCGTTCATCCTCGGGGGCGTGTACGGAGAACTGAAGACCTTCAGCAGCGACGGGGAGTGGGCGGTGGTGCCGCCCGGCCATGCCAAGGGGAGCCTGCTGCAGTGCGCGGCCTCCGACGTGGTGACCATCGCCGGCACGGACGTCTTCATGACGCCGGGGAACAGCTTCGCCCCCGGCCACAGGCAGCTGTGGAAGCCCCTCGTGTCCCTGGAGCAGAGCGACCCGCCgaggcctggggagggcgggTTCAATAAGGGGTTTTCCTTGGTCTTCCGTGAAGACCTCCTGGGAGCTTGTGGCAACTTCCAAGTTGAAGATCCGGGACTCGAATATTCATTCTCTTCCTTCGACTTAAACAATCCGTTTTCACAAGTTCTTCACGTGGAATGTTCCTTTGAACCCGAAGGGATTGCATCTTTGAGCCCTAGTTTTAAACCGAAATCCATCCTCTGCTCTGATTCCGACAGTGACGTGTTCCACCCCAGGATATGTGGCGTCGACAGAACCCAGTACAGGGCCATTCGGATCTCGCCTAGGACTCACTTCCGCCCCATTTCCGCTTCTGAACTGTCCCCTGGAGGGGGGAGCGAGTCCGAGTTTGAGTCTGAGAAAGACGAAGCCAGTATTCCCGTTCCTCCTCAGGTTGATGCGTTCGAAGATCCACAGGCAGATCTCAAACCCCTGGAAGAAGATGCGCAGAAAGAAGGCCATTACTACGGAAAATCTGAACTGGAGTCGGGGAAGTTCCTGCCCAGGCTGAAGAAGTCCGGGATGGAGAAGAGTGCGCAGACGTCCCTGGACTCGCAGGAGGAGCCGGCGGGGCTGCCGGCGGGGAAGCAGGCCCAGTGCCTGGAGTGCGGCGGGAACGAGCCCCCGGAAACCAGTGCGGAGAGCTCGGAGGCAGATTGTAAAATAACGGCCCCGTGCGAGGAAGAAGTTAACCATTTCTGCAGCTGCAAAGCAGGTTGCCAGCTCCCTGCCTGTGAAGATGACCCGGTTCCTTGCGGACCGCTGGAGGAG
- the KIAA0232 gene encoding uncharacterized protein KIAA0232 homolog isoform X1, with product MRPVCAVVDGLPPEGSSGSFPGPVSVSEMSLLHALGPVQTWLGQELEKCGIDAMIYTRYVLSLLLHDSYDYDLQEQENDIFLGWEKGAYKKWGKSKKKCSDLTLEEMKKQAAVQCLRSASDESSGIETLVEELCSRLKDLQSQQEEKIHKKLEGSPSPEAELSPTAKDQVEMYYEAFPPLSEKPVCLQEIMTVWNKSKVCSSSSSSSSSTAPPASTDTSPKDCNSEGEASRDRGEAAPTAVHAKSLSRSKNEKENKFGNGTIEEKPALYKKQTRHKPEGKARPRSWSSGSSEAGSSSSGNQGELKAAVRCVRVRHKARDLRNRRGRSGQGRLPLKQGERAERGTHGGGGGSSSGGGSGRQLCRRAKRPLKEVGRRDADGTEDRDVHLDSRNDKEYKEEPLWYTEPIAEYFVPVSRKSKLETTYRNRQDAWDPPAEVVGELSDSVHGLCISSSNVHKAYLAAGTFIDGHFVEMPAVINEEIDLPGTSFCSLPEDNSYSDDIHLSELTHFYEVGIDQSMLDPGASETMQGESRILNMIRQKSKERSDFEAECCIVLDGMELQGERAIWTDSTSSAAAEGQFLQGLGHLAQFWECCSSSSVDADGESFGGESPIRLSPILDGAALNPHLLAGNQELFSDINEGSGINSCFSVFEVQCSNSVLPFSFETLNLGNENTDSSVNTLEKTQSRLLIWTRNSAFEENEHCSNLSTRTCSPWSHSEETRSDNETLSLQFEESTQFNAEDINYVVPRVSSNYVDEELLDFLQDETCQQNSRTLGEIPTLVLKKKSKLESVCGIQLEQKPENKTFETTHVRCGSSPGGDGYSPGVMRDIWTQLAERNSVALVEVEGAADELFSTDVNNYCCCLDAEAETEPLREPSKAVQRSEYRLWEGQKENLEKRAFVSGELSKVDGGDYTTPSKPWDAAQEQENAFILGGVYGELKTFSSDGEWAVVPPGHAKGSLLQCAASDVVTIAGTDVFMTPGNSFAPGHRQLWKPLVSLEQSDPPRPGEGGFNKGFSLVFREDLLGACGNFQVEDPGLEYSFSSFDLNNPFSQVLHVECSFEPEGIASLSPSFKPKSILCSDSDSDVFHPRICGVDRTQYRAIRISPRTHFRPISASELSPGGGSESEFESEKDEASIPVPPQVDAFEDPQADLKPLEEDAQKEGHYYGKSELESGKFLPRLKKSGMEKSAQTSLDSQEEPAGLPAGKQAQCLECGGNEPPETSAESSEADCKITAPCEEEVNHFCSCKAGCQLPACEDDPVPCGPLEEFPVLSTDVQGVNRSQEKQSWWEKALYSPLFPASECEECYTNAKGENGIEEYPDAKERPCNEERLLDFNRVSSVCEARCTVERTPGAAPRGAHRKRCSSASSGSEDSGSDGAGEWADPGEEELFSRTHL from the exons ATGCGCCCCGTCTGTGCAGTTGTGGATGGTTTACCACCTGAAGGCTCCTCCGGCTCTTTCCCAGGCCCCGTATCTGTCTCTGAAATGTCTCTGCTGCATGCTTTGGGTCCAGTGCAGACCTGGCTGGGACAGGAGCTGGAGAAATGTGGCATCGATGCCATGATCTACACGCGGTATGTCCTCAGTCTCCTGCTGCATGACAGCTATGACTACGACCTGCAGGAACAG GAGAATGACATCTTCCTGGGCTGGGAAAAAGGAGCTTACAAGAAATGGGGAAAGAGTAAGAAGAAGTGCTCAGATCTAACTCTGGAAGAGATGAAAAAACAGGCTGCTGTCCAGTGTCTTCGATCTGCATCCGATGAA AGCTCTGGGATCGAGACGTTGGTGGAGGAGCTCTGCTCCCGCCTGAAGGACCTGCAGAGCCAGCAAG AAGAGAAAATTCACAAGAAGTTAGAAGGGTCTCCCTCTCCAGAGGCAGAACTATCCCCGACAGCAAAGGATCAAGTGGAAAT GTACTACGAAGCGTTTCCCCCGCTGTCGGAGAAGCCCGTGTGCCTGCAGGAGATCATGACCGTGTGGAACAAGTCTAAAGTCTgctcttcctccagctcctcgTCATCGTCCACCGCGCCCCCAGCCAGCACAGACACGTCCCCCAAGGACTGCAACAGTGAGGGCGAGGCCAGCAGGGACAGAGGCGAGGCGGCGCCCACCGCCGTACACGCGAAAAGCCTGAGCAGAAGTAAAAACGAGAAGGAGAACAAGTTCGGGAACGGCACGATTGAAGAGAAGCCCGCTTTGTACAAAAAACAAACCCGACACAAACCCGAAGGCAAGGCTCGCCCTCGCTCCTGGTCTTCCGGCTCCAGTGAGGCAGGCTCCAGCTCGAGCGGCAATCAGGGGGAGCTCAAAGCGGCCGTGAGGTGCGTGCGAGTGAGACACAAGGCGCGAGACCTCCGGAACCGGAGAGGGCGGAGCGGGCAGGGCAGGCTCCCGCTGAAGCAGGGCGAGAGGGCCGAAAGGGGCACCcacgggggcggcggcggcagcagcagcggcggcggctctGGCAGACAGCTGTGCAGGCGGGCCAAGAGACCATTGaaagaggtgggcaggagggacgCGGACGGCACGGAGGACAGAGACGTGCACCTGGACAGCAGAAACGACAAGGAGTACAAAGAAGAGCCACTGTGGTACACCGAGCCAATTGCAGAGTATTTCGTTCCTGTGAGCAGGAAAAGTAAACTAGAGACCACGTACCGGAACCGACAGGACGCGTGGGATCCGCCGGCTGAGGTGGTGGGAGAGCTGTCTGACTCGGTGCACGGTCTTTGCATCAGCAGCAGTAACGTTCATAAAGCATACCTCGCAGCGGGTACTTTCATCGATGGCCACTTTGTAGAAATGCCTGCGGTTATAAATGAGGAGATTGACCTCCCTGGGACCTCGTTCTGTTCTCTCCCAGAGGACAACAGCTACTCGGATGATATTCATCTATCAGAGTTAACACACTTCTATGAAGTGGGTATTGACCAATCCATGTTGGATCCTGGTGCCTCAGAAACAATGCAAGGAGAAAGTCGGATTTTGAATATGATTCGacagaaaagcaaagagagaagcgATTTTGAGGCAGAATGTTGCATAGTGTTAGATGGGATGGAGTTGCAAGGGGAACGTGCAATATGGACAGATTCCACCAGCTCCGCGGCCGCCGAGGGCCAgttcctgcagggcctgggccaccTGGCGCAGTTCTGGGAGTGCTGCTCGTCCAGCTCCGTGGATGCTGACGGCGAGAGCTTCGGGGGAGAGTCTCCGATCAGACTCTCTCCCATCTTAGACGGCGCAGCCCTCAATCCGCATCTGCTTGCTGGCAATCAAGAGCTCTTCTCAGATATTAATGAAGGATCTGGTATAAACTCTTGTTTTTCAGTGTTTGAAGTGCAATGCAGTAATTCTGTTTTACCATTTTCTTTTGAAACACTCAACTTGGGGAATGAAAATACAGATTCTAGTGTGAACACGCTTGAGAAAACACAGTCCAGACTGCTAATATGGACCAGAAATAGTGCCTTTGAAGAAAATGAACACTGTTCTAATCTTTCCACAAGAACCTGTAGTCCATGGTCCCATTCAGAAGAAACTCGTTCAGACAATGAGACATTAAGTCTCCAGTTTGAAGAATCCACGCAGTTTAATGCAGAAGATATTAATTATGTAGTTCCTAGAGTCTCGTCAAATTATGTAGATGAAGAACTTCTAGATTTCTTGCAAGATGAAACTTGCCAACAAAACAGTAGAACTTTAGGAGAAATTCctactttagttttaaaaaaaaaatcgaaaCTAGAATCTGTCTGTGGTATTCAGCTAGAACAAAAACCAGAGAACAAAACCTTTGAAACCACGCACGTGCGCTGTGGGAGCAGCCCGGGTGGAGACGGCTACAGCCCAGGGGTCATGAGAGACATCTGGACACAGCTGGCGGAGAGGAACTCCGTGGCGCTGGTGGAAGTCGAAGGAGCTGCTGATGAGCTCTTCTCGACAGACGTGAATAACTATTGCTGCTGTCTGGACGCTGAAGCCGAGACGGAGCCGCTCCGGGAGCCCAGCAAGGCCGTGCAGAGGTCGGAGTACCGCCTGTGGGAGGGGCAGAAGGAGAACCTGGAGAAACGAGCCTTTGTTTCGGGCGAGCTGTCCAAGGTGGACGGCGGCGACTACACCACACCCTCCAAGCCCTGGGACGCGGCCCAGGAGCAGGAGAACGCGTTCATCCTCGGGGGCGTGTACGGAGAACTGAAGACCTTCAGCAGCGACGGGGAGTGGGCGGTGGTGCCGCCCGGCCATGCCAAGGGGAGCCTGCTGCAGTGCGCGGCCTCCGACGTGGTGACCATCGCCGGCACGGACGTCTTCATGACGCCGGGGAACAGCTTCGCCCCCGGCCACAGGCAGCTGTGGAAGCCCCTCGTGTCCCTGGAGCAGAGCGACCCGCCgaggcctggggagggcgggTTCAATAAGGGGTTTTCCTTGGTCTTCCGTGAAGACCTCCTGGGAGCTTGTGGCAACTTCCAAGTTGAAGATCCGGGACTCGAATATTCATTCTCTTCCTTCGACTTAAACAATCCGTTTTCACAAGTTCTTCACGTGGAATGTTCCTTTGAACCCGAAGGGATTGCATCTTTGAGCCCTAGTTTTAAACCGAAATCCATCCTCTGCTCTGATTCCGACAGTGACGTGTTCCACCCCAGGATATGTGGCGTCGACAGAACCCAGTACAGGGCCATTCGGATCTCGCCTAGGACTCACTTCCGCCCCATTTCCGCTTCTGAACTGTCCCCTGGAGGGGGGAGCGAGTCCGAGTTTGAGTCTGAGAAAGACGAAGCCAGTATTCCCGTTCCTCCTCAGGTTGATGCGTTCGAAGATCCACAGGCAGATCTCAAACCCCTGGAAGAAGATGCGCAGAAAGAAGGCCATTACTACGGAAAATCTGAACTGGAGTCGGGGAAGTTCCTGCCCAGGCTGAAGAAGTCCGGGATGGAGAAGAGTGCGCAGACGTCCCTGGACTCGCAGGAGGAGCCGGCGGGGCTGCCGGCGGGGAAGCAGGCCCAGTGCCTGGAGTGCGGCGGGAACGAGCCCCCGGAAACCAGTGCGGAGAGCTCGGAGGCAGATTGTAAAATAACGGCCCCGTGCGAGGAAGAAGTTAACCATTTCTGCAGCTGCAAAGCAGGTTGCCAGCTCCCTGCCTGTGAAGATGACCCGGTTCCTTGCGGACCGCTGGAGGAG